AACTTCATGCTGAACCCGATAATTTTCCTTGATATCAGGTTCAGCTATTGTAATCGAAATCGCAATATATAACAGCCAAAAAATACTATTGCGAGCGACTAATCCGGTTTCGGTGTAGGTTGATATCAAGGTATAGGTCAAATAAATTAAAGGCCAAAGACCATAGAGGGCGTTAGTAGAACGAGCTAACCACAGGGAGCGGATTAAATTAATTAAAAATCCCAAAGCATAAGTCAATACTCCTACAAAACCCAAATCCAGCCACAAATCTATCCAACCGTTGTGGGAATTAGGAACAGGCCATTGGGCAATCCGAATGATGTACCCTGATGGGCCATCTAACCCTCTCCAAAACGCCCCCCAGCCATAACCGAGCCAGAACTTTTTTTCAATCATATCCCAAGCATACATCCATAGATCTGTCCGACCTGTAAGAGAGGCATCTTTACCCAAGGAAGCAAACACTAAACTGGAATACTCTGTGTATAAAAAATAGAGAACACCGGAGAGTGTAACTAAGCTTAAAAATGCTGGAACCATCAATACATAGCGGAATCTAAAGGTCTGATAAGCTAATAATGCCATCAATAAAATGCTTGTATTAATCATACTGGTTGTTGAGCGAACACCGGGTAAAAGAATTAGAACTAATCCTATACAGCAGTGAGCAATCCAAGTCTTTTTTTGTGGTAATACAGTTTTGAACATTAAGAACACAATCATACTCAGAGCGAGAAATCTTCCAAAAAGATTTTTATGGGTAAAAATTCCTCGAAATGCTCCGCTATGAATTGCCCCCATAATTCCATAGTGAGGTAATCCGCCAATAAATAGTAGGCTTAAAATCAAGATAAATAAATATGTCCAGCCTAAGATTCTAACTTGTTCCTGAATTGAATATCGAGATCCTAGATAGAGTCCAAAAAAGGTAGTTCCGATTAAGGTAATTGCAGTTCTGATGGTGATTGAGGGTTCGTCAGACCAAGTTATAGAAGCAACGGCAAAGCCGACAATTGTAATAATAATTCTATCTTTACTCATAAAATATAATGTTTTTTTCCAGCGTAATATCAAGAAGAAAATAGCTCCTAAATAAGTTAAAAAATAAAGGGCTGTATTCATTGCTAAATTAGTGGGATAAACTGAACCATCTCCCTCACTAGCTCCCCCGGATGCAATTAAGGGAACCCAATCGGCAGTATAATGGGTAATCGCTAAAATAGTAAAAACGGTTTCTATTTTTTGGAACAACGATTGTGATTTTTTAGGCATTTTTAGTTGTTTTAATTTTTTTTATAAGGATGATCAAAAAAATTAGACTTTTTTGAAGTGTGGGAAGCATAACGTTTAGCATGATAAAAATACTGATTTAACTCCTTTTTATTAATGCCATTAATGACTAAACCCAAGACTCGTTGACTAGCACGGTCTAAAATTTCTTTGACCGTGATCGCCGTTTCTCGATCAATTACCCCAGGACGACTGACTAATAAAATTCCCTGCGCCATTTGGCTGACAATTAAAGCATCTGCTGCCACAATTAAGGAGGGTGTATCGATAATTACAAAATCATACTGTTTAGAAATGTTCTGAATTAATAAAGCCATATTTTGAGACTCTAATAATCTTAATGGGTTGGGAGATATGACACCTGCTGTTAACACATCTAACCGTTCCATACCTTGACGAATGACAGAACTTAATTCTAGGGGTTCTGCTAAAATATCAGATAATCCAGGGGTATTCACTAACCGCCAAATTTGATGCTGAAAGGGTTGACGCATATCGGCATCAATTAATAAAACTCGATAACCTAATTGAGCAATACTCGCCGATAAATTAGCGCAAATTGTTGATTTTCCTTCCTGGGTCACGCCACTGGTAACAACAATAACTTTTAGGTTTTTATCGGAAGTCATTAACCTTAAATTTGCCTGCATCATCCGATATAGTTCACTCACTAAAGAATTCGGTGCTTCCATCACAGGAACAAACAGATTTTTTCGGATTCGGCTAAATTTAAAAGATCGATTTTTGGGAATAAACGGAATAATCCCAATAAGCTTATAATCCAATAAATTTTTTATTTCTTGAGTGCTTCTAACGGATTTATCTAAAATATCTAATAATAAAACCGATGCGGTTGCAAAAACTAAACCTAACATTACTCCTAGAATAAGGAGTTGGGATTTTTTACTTGTTCCTTTTTCAGGAACAATAGCAGTTTCAATAATTCTTGTATTATCAATTCTTTTATTTTCTGCTACTTGAACTTCTTCTAAATTTTTTAACAAGGTTTCATAGGTTACTCTAGCAACCTGAACTTTACGTTCTAGTTCCTGCTGTTGTTGTTCCAATTTAGGTAAAATACTCGCTCGTTTTTGATAAGCTGCACGAGATTCATAAAGAGAATTTAACTGTTGAGTTAAATCCAGACGTTTGCTTTCTGTATTAACATATTCTTGGAGTAAGTTATTATTTCCTTGACTACTTAATAATCCTCTAGGAAGTGAAATATTTTTGCCTAAAATTTGCTCAATTTGCTGTTGCAATGTGGCTGTAAGAGCCTCTTTTTTAGCAATTAAAGCAATAATTCTAGGATTCTGATCTCGAAATCGTTTTCTTTCATTGGTTAAATCCGATTCAACTTTTTCTAATTCTACTAATGTGCTTTTCATCAACGGGGATTCGCTTAAGGTATTCAAAGCGATCGCTTCTTCCAAATCTAAACCTACTTGAGTTTCTAAAGATTTTGATAAACTATTGATGCCATTCAGTTGAGATTCTAGGGTTGTAATTTGTCGATTTAACTCGGATAATCCCTCCACCGCCGAACTAAATTCTTGTTCTAAATTCAAAACTTGATTTTCTTCTTTAAAATCTCTTAAAGCTTGTTCAACTCTAAACACTTCTTTTTGAACGACTGGAAGTTGCTGAACAATAAAATCACGAGCTTTAGAAGCATCCCTGCGATTATTTTGATCGGTAATTGAAATATAAACTCCCATCAATGTATTGACCACATCGGCTGTTTCTTTAGCTATTTTACTGCTACAGGAAATTTCAACAATATCAGTCCCACCTAGAATCTTAATTTTGAGTTTACTTCTCAAAGAATCGGGTTCCATTAATTTCCCCTGAGAATCTGTTAATTTAAGGATGTTAATCGTTTTTTCTAATAAGGGACTCGATTGCATAATTTCAATTTGCGTACTCAAAGGAGTCTGATCAGATAATAAAGCTTTTAACTCTCCCAATTCTTTACCAATTCCAGCTAAGGATGAAGTTCGATCCACTTCAAATAATAACTTTCCCGTTGCTTCATAGGTTGGCTTGAGAAACCGAGTTCCATACCAGGCTAAACCTAAAAACAAGAGGAAAATCCCGACCACAATAAACCCTCGCTGTTTTAAAGTCAGTAAATACCGACTAAAATCCAAATCAATTGATTCTCTGTCTACCATTACTTTAACCTATCGCTATTCAAGATTTAAAACAATTAATTTCCGTTCAAAAATAGTCGGGTAATCGTATTCATAACCGACAACAAATCGGTGAAGGATTGTAAAGGTCGAAAGGCTTCTTCCAAAGAATCCCCTGTGCGAGTGACCGCAGATCGTCCGACAATAATCACATCATTTTGTTGTAAAATTGGATTTAAAGCTTCATTAACTCCTTCAGTCCAATTAACCTTCAGATTTCGTTGGGATACCGTACCATCAGGATTTAAACGCAGCAATTTAACTTGATTTTGACGAGCACGAATTAAATTAAACCCTCCTGCGACTAAAATCGCCTCGTTTAAAGTTGTATCCAGGGGAATTTCCAAAGTCCCTGGATTTTTAACTTCCCCCACCACGGATACTTTAATGGTATGAGGAGAAAAACTCGCTTTTCCTAACGCCCCAACTTCTGTGGGATTAATTGCGGTGGCTTTGGGGATCAAAATTGAGTCTCCCGGTTGTAAAGTCATATCCTGTTTTACATCTCCGGTTCGTAACAATTCCCATAAATTAATATTAACAATTTGTTCTTCTGAACTTTGCGTTAGACGCCGCAGTTGAATTTCTCGAATATTAGCTAAGGGAGTAATCCCTCCGGCTAACTTAATCGCCGCTGTCACCGTTGGAGGTTGTCCAGTTTCAGTTGCTTTTTCTCCCACAAGATGAGTCCCCGGATTAAACACTTCTCCGACCACAATAACGGGAAAGGGATCGATTTTTGGCGAAGCAAAACTGGCAGAATTAAGTTGACGAATATTTAAAGCATCAAGGGTTTCAGCTTGAGGAACATTAATCCGATCTCCATCCCGCAACACCAGATCTTGACTGAGATCACCGGTTTCAATTAATTGTCTTAAGTTAACTATAATCGATTGTTTTTGAGGATTATTCCGTTCAATTTTAACCCGACTAATATCGGCAGATTGGGTAATTCCTCCCGCTTGTTGTAACAGTTGGGTGACTTTATAAAACTGAAATTGACGAGCCGCAGCACTGGGAACGGATAAGCTCAGGGTATAGGTTCCAGGATGATTAACTTCCCCGGAAACAGCAATTGTCATCGGTCGAGGCGCAATTATGGTGACGGTGGTAATGGGTTGTTGAACATAAGGCTGATACTTTGTAGCAATAATCTCAGCTAGTTGTAAAACCGTTAACCCAGTAACAGCAATATTTCCAATTAAGGGTAAACCAATCGTACCATCACTTAATACTAAATATTCACCACTGTATTCGGGTACATCTAAAACATCAACTCGCAAGAGATCCCCTGTCCCCAAAGTATAGGCTTCAACGGGTAGAGTTAGGGGTGAAACTTGAGGAGAAGAAGACGTTAACCTTCGGTTTGGCAAGAGCAATTGAGCATCAGCACTCTGAATATTATCAGTAACGATCTCAGTAAACATTAGGATCGCTACAACTTGAAGAGTTAAGGTTTTAAGAATCGATAGGCTATCATCGGTTTTCATAAACACTCCATTGATTCTGCGAAAATTTTCCACAGTAGAAGAGCTTGTTATAAACTCTCTGGAGTTATCCTCAAGTTGAATCGATGGGTAGCGGGATCAAATTAAAGAATCTAGCTCCGTGTAATCCGGGAGTGACTCTGTTATGAGTATACCATTTCTAATAACAAGGCGCTCGCTCTCTTGACGAGATAAGATTTCACTCAAATAACGACCTTTAAAAACAATAAAATCTGCCGGAAGTCCGACACCAATACGTCCGACATCGGGTAAACCCATCAAATCTGCTGGGGTTTTTGTTACCGTACATAACCAATCTTCAAAAGGTCGATCTAAATGACAAATTCTCACCGCCATTTTAAACACTTCTAAGCCATCATGGTCGCCAAATCCATAAAATGGATCACGACAATTATCACTCGCAAAAGCAACAGGAACTCCCGTTTGTTTCAATTCATGGACTAAGGTTGTTCCTCGCCAGTGAGGGGTTTTTGGAGATTGAGATTGATCATATTGACGATCTTGTAAATAGAGATTACACATCGGTAAACTCACAACCCCAATTCCGGCTGATTTAACGATATTTAAGGTATGTTGAACAACATCATCGGGTTGTACCGCTAAACTGCAACAATGTCCGCAAACAATTTGACCTTCAAATTGATGTTTTAACGCGGCTTCCGCAATTTTCTGTAAACAAATTGATTCTACTTCTCCATTTTCATCAACATGAAAATCTAAGTTTAATTTCCGATCTTTGGCGATTTGAAAAACTCGTTCTATTTGTTGATCTAACTCAGGATTCATATAGGCAACTCCCCCTAAAATTCCTCCTGATTCTGCTATTTTATCAACTAATTTTTCCCCTTCCGGCGTTAAATAATAATCCAAAGTTGCTAAAGAAACGGCTTGCAAAATTAAGCGATTTTCCCATTCTTTTCTCAGGGTTTTAAATACATCCCAATTCAGATCCGTTAACCGTCCGGCTGAATCTAAATGAGTCCGAATCGCTTTTGTTCCATGCACATAACTACACTTTAAACCAAATTCCATCCGTCGATAAATATCTTCGGTTGTCCAGGTTTCTTCATCTTTAAATGTTGCTGTTAACGCCTGTTCAAAAGTTCCATTTAGATTCGGTGAACGTTCCCAAATATGACCTTTATCTAAATGAGTATGAACATCGACAAAACAAGGCCAAATCTGTCTCCCCTGTAAATCTACCGTTGCAATATTACCTGATTCAACACTTCCTGATACAACAATTTGCTCTATTATCTCCGATGCAATTTTAACATCAACCACTGCCATACCATCGTTATTTGCTGAATTTGCGATCGCCGCATCCCTATTTTTCAACACACAAACCGGAACACGAACATTTTTTAACCAATAACAAGAGGTATTAGGAATCATAAGTGGGGGATAGAAACCGGGTTTCTCTACTTTTTTAACATGATTTCAGCAAGTACAGAGAAGAAACCCGGTTTCTGACTCTAAGCAGGGGACTAGAAACCGGGTTTCTCTACTTTTTTAACATGATTTCAGCAAGTACAGAGAAGAAACCCGGTTTCTGACTCGTTTCTCTACACCAAAGATAAAAACTCTCTAAAGATTGATGATTATGCAAAAAACGTATGCTAGTCATGCTAAAGCTTCATAAAGTTTTAAGTTTTGTAACATTAGCTACGATTATATCGGGTTTAGGGGTCTAACTTATTCATATTCCTTAACGTTCCGGTTGAGGGAACAAAGGTGAACTCTCTCACTTTAGGAGGATCTTCACCCTAAAATTAAGCAATTTTTTACATTTGAGTCTCAAATGATACGGTTTGCCTTCAATAGACCTGTTAGTATTCGGCCAAATTTGATCCATTTCTCATTGGCCTGAAAATTTGAGACAGAGCAACACTGAGGAATCGGCTATGACCAGCACAGTCCCACAAAAGACAGCCACAAACAGGTTTGAGAAATTCAAAGCGGAAAAAGACGGTTTGGCTGTCAAAGACGAAATCGAAAGCTTTGCCCGTTTAGGATGGGAAGCGATGGACGAAACCGACCGAGACCACCGCCTGAAATGGTTAGGGGTGTTCTTCCGTCCGGTGACTCCGGGTAAATTTATGCTCCGGTTACGTTTACCGAATGGGGTCATCACCAGTGAGCAGATGCGGGTTTTGGGGGAAATCGTGCAGCGCTACGGTGATGACGGCAATTCTGATATTACCACAAGACAGAACCTTCAGTTAAGAGGAGTTCGGATTGAGGATATTCCTGACATTTTTCGACGGTTTGAAACCGTTGGACTGACGAGCATTCAGTCAGGAATGGATAATGTGCGAAATATTACAGGCTCACCCGTTGCGGGTTTAGATGCGGATGAACTTTATGATACTCGTGAGTTAGTGCAACAAGTTCAAGACCTAATTACTAACTCTGGAAAAGGCAATTTAGAGTTTAGCAATTTACCGCGAAAATTCAATATTGCGATCGCCGGATGTCGAGATAATTCCGTTCATGCCGAAATTAATGATATTGCTTTTATTCCGGCATTTAAACAGAATATTTTTGGGTTCAATATCTTAGTGGGAGGGTTCTTTTCTGCCACCCGTTGTGCTGCGGCGATCCCTTTAAATGCCTGGGTACAACCCCATCAAGTCGTGGGTTTATGTCGAGGGATTTTAGAAGTCTATCGAGACAATGGGTTAAGAGGAAGTCGTCAAAAAGCTCGGTTAATGTGGTTAATTGATGAATGGGGCGTTGATAAGTTCCGTTCTGAAGTGGAAAAACAAATCGGTTATTCTTTAGAACCCGAAGCCGAAAAAGACGAAATTCTCTGGGAAAAACGGGATCATATTGGGGTTTATCAACAAAAACAATCAGGATTCAACTATGTTGGATTAAATGTTCCCGTTGGACGTTTATATGCTCACGATATGCTAGAATTAGCCCGAATTGCTGAAGTTTATGGCACGGGGGAAATTCGCTTAAGCGTTGAGCAAAATGTGATTATTCCCAATATTTCCGATAGCCGTTTAGATGCTTTCCTAACAGAACCCATCTTAGATAAATTTTCAATTAATCCATCGGGGTTAAGTCGAGGGTTAGTATCTTGTACAGGCGCACAATTCTGTAACTTTGCCTTAGTTGAAACTAAAAACCGGGCTGTGGCATTAGTGAAGGAATTAGAAGCAGAATTAACCGTCGAAAAACCCGTCCGTATTCATTGGACAGGTTGCCCGAATTCCTGCGGACAACCCCAAGTTGCTGATATTGGATTAATGGGAACAAAAGCGCGCAAAGAGGGGAAATCTGTTGAAGGCGTTAACCTCTATATGGGAGGAACAGTTGGCAAAGATGCTAAACTCGGTGAATGTGTACAAAAATCCATTCCCTGTGATGATCTAAAACCAATGTTGCGACAAATTCTTGTAGAGCAATTTGGAGCAAGACTCAAAGAAGGAGTGGATTTAACGAGTTCTGAATCTGAAATTAACCCTCCAGAAACAACTCCAAAAGCCCCGGCTAAAACAGCAATAATTATTTTTGCTAAATCCGGTAAAACCTTTACCTGTGGAGAAAATGAACTGATTCTCGATATAGCTGAACGCGAAGGAATTCCCATTCCCAGTAGTTGCCG
The sequence above is drawn from the Planktothrix serta PCC 8927 genome and encodes:
- a CDS encoding ferredoxin--nitrite reductase; this encodes MTSTVPQKTATNRFEKFKAEKDGLAVKDEIESFARLGWEAMDETDRDHRLKWLGVFFRPVTPGKFMLRLRLPNGVITSEQMRVLGEIVQRYGDDGNSDITTRQNLQLRGVRIEDIPDIFRRFETVGLTSIQSGMDNVRNITGSPVAGLDADELYDTRELVQQVQDLITNSGKGNLEFSNLPRKFNIAIAGCRDNSVHAEINDIAFIPAFKQNIFGFNILVGGFFSATRCAAAIPLNAWVQPHQVVGLCRGILEVYRDNGLRGSRQKARLMWLIDEWGVDKFRSEVEKQIGYSLEPEAEKDEILWEKRDHIGVYQQKQSGFNYVGLNVPVGRLYAHDMLELARIAEVYGTGEIRLSVEQNVIIPNISDSRLDAFLTEPILDKFSINPSGLSRGLVSCTGAQFCNFALVETKNRAVALVKELEAELTVEKPVRIHWTGCPNSCGQPQVADIGLMGTKARKEGKSVEGVNLYMGGTVGKDAKLGECVQKSIPCDDLKPMLRQILVEQFGARLKEGVDLTSSESEINPPETTPKAPAKTAIIIFAKSGKTFTCGENELILDIAEREGIPIPSSCRSGNCGTCQQKLVKGQIQYDSNPDAAKDLEPGMILTCTAHAINTVVIDA
- a CDS encoding cytosine deaminase, which translates into the protein MIPNTSCYWLKNVRVPVCVLKNRDAAIANSANNDGMAVVDVKIASEIIEQIVVSGSVESGNIATVDLQGRQIWPCFVDVHTHLDKGHIWERSPNLNGTFEQALTATFKDEETWTTEDIYRRMEFGLKCSYVHGTKAIRTHLDSAGRLTDLNWDVFKTLRKEWENRLILQAVSLATLDYYLTPEGEKLVDKIAESGGILGGVAYMNPELDQQIERVFQIAKDRKLNLDFHVDENGEVESICLQKIAEAALKHQFEGQIVCGHCCSLAVQPDDVVQHTLNIVKSAGIGVVSLPMCNLYLQDRQYDQSQSPKTPHWRGTTLVHELKQTGVPVAFASDNCRDPFYGFGDHDGLEVFKMAVRICHLDRPFEDWLCTVTKTPADLMGLPDVGRIGVGLPADFIVFKGRYLSEILSRQESERLVIRNGILITESLPDYTELDSLI
- a CDS encoding GumC family protein yields the protein MVDRESIDLDFSRYLLTLKQRGFIVVGIFLLFLGLAWYGTRFLKPTYEATGKLLFEVDRTSSLAGIGKELGELKALLSDQTPLSTQIEIMQSSPLLEKTINILKLTDSQGKLMEPDSLRSKLKIKILGGTDIVEISCSSKIAKETADVVNTLMGVYISITDQNNRRDASKARDFIVQQLPVVQKEVFRVEQALRDFKEENQVLNLEQEFSSAVEGLSELNRQITTLESQLNGINSLSKSLETQVGLDLEEAIALNTLSESPLMKSTLVELEKVESDLTNERKRFRDQNPRIIALIAKKEALTATLQQQIEQILGKNISLPRGLLSSQGNNNLLQEYVNTESKRLDLTQQLNSLYESRAAYQKRASILPKLEQQQQELERKVQVARVTYETLLKNLEEVQVAENKRIDNTRIIETAIVPEKGTSKKSQLLILGVMLGLVFATASVLLLDILDKSVRSTQEIKNLLDYKLIGIIPFIPKNRSFKFSRIRKNLFVPVMEAPNSLVSELYRMMQANLRLMTSDKNLKVIVVTSGVTQEGKSTICANLSASIAQLGYRVLLIDADMRQPFQHQIWRLVNTPGLSDILAEPLELSSVIRQGMERLDVLTAGVISPNPLRLLESQNMALLIQNISKQYDFVIIDTPSLIVAADALIVSQMAQGILLVSRPGVIDRETAITVKEILDRASQRVLGLVINGINKKELNQYFYHAKRYASHTSKKSNFFDHPYKKN
- a CDS encoding O-antigen ligase family protein, coding for MPKKSQSLFQKIETVFTILAITHYTADWVPLIASGGASEGDGSVYPTNLAMNTALYFLTYLGAIFFLILRWKKTLYFMSKDRIIITIVGFAVASITWSDEPSITIRTAITLIGTTFFGLYLGSRYSIQEQVRILGWTYLFILILSLLFIGGLPHYGIMGAIHSGAFRGIFTHKNLFGRFLALSMIVFLMFKTVLPQKKTWIAHCCIGLVLILLPGVRSTTSMINTSILLMALLAYQTFRFRYVLMVPAFLSLVTLSGVLYFLYTEYSSLVFASLGKDASLTGRTDLWMYAWDMIEKKFWLGYGWGAFWRGLDGPSGYIIRIAQWPVPNSHNGWIDLWLDLGFVGVLTYALGFLINLIRSLWLARSTNALYGLWPLIYLTYTLISTYTETGLVARNSIFWLLYIAISITIAEPDIKENYRVQHEVLESKP
- a CDS encoding SLBB domain-containing protein, encoding MKTDDSLSILKTLTLQVVAILMFTEIVTDNIQSADAQLLLPNRRLTSSSPQVSPLTLPVEAYTLGTGDLLRVDVLDVPEYSGEYLVLSDGTIGLPLIGNIAVTGLTVLQLAEIIATKYQPYVQQPITTVTIIAPRPMTIAVSGEVNHPGTYTLSLSVPSAAARQFQFYKVTQLLQQAGGITQSADISRVKIERNNPQKQSIIVNLRQLIETGDLSQDLVLRDGDRINVPQAETLDALNIRQLNSASFASPKIDPFPVIVVGEVFNPGTHLVGEKATETGQPPTVTAAIKLAGGITPLANIREIQLRRLTQSSEEQIVNINLWELLRTGDVKQDMTLQPGDSILIPKATAINPTEVGALGKASFSPHTIKVSVVGEVKNPGTLEIPLDTTLNEAILVAGGFNLIRARQNQVKLLRLNPDGTVSQRNLKVNWTEGVNEALNPILQQNDVIIVGRSAVTRTGDSLEEAFRPLQSFTDLLSVMNTITRLFLNGN